From the genome of Synchiropus splendidus isolate RoL2022-P1 chromosome 17, RoL_Sspl_1.0, whole genome shotgun sequence, one region includes:
- the LOC128748984 gene encoding LIM domain kinase 1-like isoform X5 translates to MSRRDQRFRRGMKGRCTVCGCILSNWYYEREEQLFCKKHYWSRYGEPCHSCREAITTGLIMVAGEQKYHPECFTCQRCHMFIGVGDTYMLVERSQLFCGSCFSPAAVAASQLSNTPHMVALVSLPPRSSGGRGLTVSTEVSTDSGPLITVTELDPDVLGSDLRSSIHTGDHILEVNGSPVRNMSPEQINCLIQDVRKTLTLMIERNPESTKKPPPYKDAQDDSVSKRVAATPKLPSLEEEPHSGEDVDQATRLPSCQQHGATGTRSRHIIRSSSIDKCPRSAGALSLPSHKREMVRSESLRVDTGDRTHRIFRPSDLIHGEVLGRGSFGQAVKVTHKETGEVMVMKELIAFDEETQKTFMKEVKVMRGLDHPNVLRFIGLFYQDRHIHFVSEYIEGGTLKDTINKMDEGFSWSVRVSYAKDIAAGMAYLHSMNVIHRDLNSYNCLVKKNQSVVVADFGLARLVREEPSHNKTSSLERPAKGALAELRKQDRRKRYTVVGNPYWMAPEMIHGKTYDERVDIFSFGIMMCEIIGRVSADPDFLPRTNDFGLNVAGFRQQYVPAQCPRAFLPLAAFCCDMDAEKRPAFTKLQEWLDNTLMHLDIGLPLLSELDHVCTTFWGNHSCHEQASSQGLQHEHHDSPSSSDQGASDALTHRENNSQNCAPEANQRRQETFSLSSKETCGPRKHLNGSNEPRRMCRVLWNRSEEDTSFL, encoded by the exons ATGTCCAGAAGGGATCAGCGGTTTCGACGAGGGATGAAAGGAAG GTGCACCGTCTGCGGCTGCATCCTGTCCAACTGGTACTacgagagagaagagcagcttTTCTGTAAGAAGCACTACTGGAGTCGTTACGGGGAGCCGTGTCACAGCTGCAGAGAGGCCATCACAACTGGACTCATAATG GTGGCAGGAGAGCAGAAGTACCACCCCGAGTGTTTCACCTGTCAGAGGTGTCACATGTTCATCGGAGTTGGTGACACCTACATGCTGGTGGAACGCTCCCAGCTGTTCTG CGGCAGCTGCTTCAGTCCAGCTGCGGTAGCTGCGTCTCAGTTGAGCAACACCCCCCACATGGTGGCGCTAGTCTCTCTTCCTCCAAGATCAAGCGGTGGACGAGGCCTCACCGTGAGCACGGAGGTCAGCACGGACAGCGGGCCTCTCATCACCGTCACAGA GTTAGACCCAGATGTCCTGGGCTCAGACCTGCGATCCTCTATCCACACTGGGGACCACATCCTGGAGGTCAACGGAAGCCCTGTACGCAACATGTCCCCGGAGCAG ATAAACTGTCTGATCCAGGACGTGAGAAAAACTCTGACGCTGATGATTGAACGTAACCCAGAGTCCACCAAGAAGCCTCCGCCCTATAAAGACGCCCAGGACGACAGCGTGAGCAAGAGAGTCGCCGCCACGCCCAAACTCCCGAGCCTGGAGGAGGAACCCCACTCTGGGGAGGACGTGGACCAGGCAACCAGACTTCCCTCTTGTCAGCAACATGGAGCCACGGGGACGCGATCGCGACACATCAT CCGCAGCTCCAGCATTGACAAGTGTCCCCGGTCTGCTGGAGCGCTCTCGCTCCCATCCCACAAACGGGAAATGGTTCGCTCGGAGTCTCTGCGTGTGGATACCGGCGACCGGACTCATCGCATCTTTCGACCGTCGGACCTCATCCACGGTGAGGTGCTGGGAAGAGGCTCCTTCGGACAGGCAGTGAAG GTGACCCACAAGGAGACGGGagaggtgatggtgatgaaggagcTGATTGCATTTGACGAAGAGACGCAGAAGACCTTCATGAAAGAG GTGAAAGTGATGCGTGGCTTGGACCATCCGAACGTCTTGAGGTTCATCGGGCTCTTTTATCAAGACAGGCACATACACTTTGTCTCGGAATACATCGAAGGAGGAACTCTCAAAGACACGATCAACAAAATG gacgagggcttCTCCTGGAGCGTCAGAGTGAGCTACGCCAAAGACATCGCGGCCGGGATG GCCTATCTGCACTCCATGAACGTCATCCACCGAGACCTGAACTCTTACAACTGCCTGGTGAAGAAG AACCAGTCTGTCGTGGTGGCAGATTTCGGGCTCGCTCGCTTGGTGAGGGAGGAGCCAAGTCACAACAAGACGTCATCCTTGGAGCGACCAGCGAAGGGGGCGCTGGCAGAGCTGCGAAAGCAGGACCGCAGGAAGCGCTACACCGTGGTGGGCAACCCATACTGGATGGCTCCCGAGATGATCCACG GCAAAACCTACGACGAACGAGTCGACATTTTCTCCTTTGGGATCATGATGTGTGAG ATCATCGGCAGAGTGAGCGCCGACCCAGACTTCCTTCCTCGGACCAATGACTTTGGTCTGAACGTGGCTGGCTTCCGTCAGCAGTACGTGCCCGCCCAGTGCCCGCGGGCCTTCCTGCCGCTGGCTGCTTTCTGTTGTGACATGGACGCTGAGAAACG CCCTGCCTTCACAAAGCTGCAGGAGTGGCTGGACAACACACTGATGCACCTGGACATCGGCCTGCCGCTGCTCTCCGAGCTGGACCACGTCTGCACAACGTTCTGGGGGAACCACAGCTGTCATGAACAAGCAAGCAGCCAGGGGCTGCAACATGAACACCATGACTCTCCGTCCTCCTCAGATCAGGGAGCGTCTGATGCcctcacacacagagaaaacaacTCACAAAACTGTGCTCCTGAAGCAAACCAGCGGAGGCAGGAGACCTTCAGCCTCTCCAGCAAAGAAACCTGTGGTCCCCGCAAACATCTCAACGGTTCCAACGAGCCCAGAAGAATGTGCAGGGTGTTGTGGAACAGATCTGAAGAAGACACTTCTTTTTTGTGA
- the LOC128748984 gene encoding LIM domain kinase 1-like isoform X3, with the protein MNSFLRGQTQLRGVDGRISQEAVTGRKYHEDREICNPLVSASKQASSVIAEVERGSTELWCPGSDLPLQLEGSGQLFSLMMGSFCFHRSFTEVSREDVQNCTFPQRGRSGCERWIVSGTSFNRELGDSSSLTSSHCFITSPPRFLPTFRCTVCGCILSNWYYEREEQLFCKKHYWSRYGEPCHSCREAITTGLIMVAGEQKYHPECFTCQRCHMFIGVGDTYMLVERSQLFCCFSPAAVAASQLSNTPHMVALVSLPPRSSGGRGLTVSTEVSTDSGPLITVTELDPDVLGSDLRSSIHTGDHILEVNGSPVRNMSPEQINCLIQDVRKTLTLMIERNPESTKKPPPYKDAQDDSVSKRVAATPKLPSLEEEPHSGEDVDQATRLPSCQQHGATGTRSRHIIRSSSIDKCPRSAGALSLPSHKREMVRSESLRVDTGDRTHRIFRPSDLIHGEVLGRGSFGQAVKVTHKETGEVMVMKELIAFDEETQKTFMKEVKVMRGLDHPNVLRFIGLFYQDRHIHFVSEYIEGGTLKDTINKMDEGFSWSVRVSYAKDIAAGMAYLHSMNVIHRDLNSYNCLVKKNQSVVVADFGLARLVREEPSHNKTSSLERPAKGALAELRKQDRRKRYTVVGNPYWMAPEMIHGKTYDERVDIFSFGIMMCEIIGRVSADPDFLPRTNDFGLNVAGFRQQYVPAQCPRAFLPLAAFCCDMDAEKRPAFTKLQEWLDNTLMHLDIGLPLLSELDHVCTTFWGNHSCHEQASSQGLQHEHHDSPSSSDQGASDALTHRENNSQNCAPEANQRRQETFSLSSKETCGPRKHLNGSNEPRRMCRVLWNRSEEDTSFL; encoded by the exons ATGAACTCGTTCCTCAGAGGTCAGACACAGTTAAGAGGAGTGGACGGGCGGATCAGTCAAGAAGCAGTCACAGGGAGGAAGTATCATGAAGACCGGGAGATCTGTAATCCGCTTGTCTCTGCGTCAAAGCAAGCTTCTAGTGTGATAGCCGAGGTGGAGAGAGGAAGTACAGAGCTGTGGTGTCCAGGAAGTgacctcccactgcagctggAGGGATCAGGCCAGCTGTTTTCACTGATGATGGGATCATTCTGCTTCCACCGGAGCTTTACTGAGGTTTCTAGAGAAGACGTTCAAAACTGCACGTTTCCCCAGCGTGGAAGATCAGGATGTGAGAGGTGGATCGTGTCAGGAACTTCCTTCAACAGAGAGCTGGGCGACTCTTCCTCACTAACCTCCtcccattgtttcatcacaTCTCCTCCCCGCTTCCTCCCCACGTTTAGGTGCACCGTCTGCGGCTGCATCCTGTCCAACTGGTACTacgagagagaagagcagcttTTCTGTAAGAAGCACTACTGGAGTCGTTACGGGGAGCCGTGTCACAGCTGCAGAGAGGCCATCACAACTGGACTCATAATG GTGGCAGGAGAGCAGAAGTACCACCCCGAGTGTTTCACCTGTCAGAGGTGTCACATGTTCATCGGAGTTGGTGACACCTACATGCTGGTGGAACGCTCCCAGCTGTTCTG CTGCTTCAGTCCAGCTGCGGTAGCTGCGTCTCAGTTGAGCAACACCCCCCACATGGTGGCGCTAGTCTCTCTTCCTCCAAGATCAAGCGGTGGACGAGGCCTCACCGTGAGCACGGAGGTCAGCACGGACAGCGGGCCTCTCATCACCGTCACAGA GTTAGACCCAGATGTCCTGGGCTCAGACCTGCGATCCTCTATCCACACTGGGGACCACATCCTGGAGGTCAACGGAAGCCCTGTACGCAACATGTCCCCGGAGCAG ATAAACTGTCTGATCCAGGACGTGAGAAAAACTCTGACGCTGATGATTGAACGTAACCCAGAGTCCACCAAGAAGCCTCCGCCCTATAAAGACGCCCAGGACGACAGCGTGAGCAAGAGAGTCGCCGCCACGCCCAAACTCCCGAGCCTGGAGGAGGAACCCCACTCTGGGGAGGACGTGGACCAGGCAACCAGACTTCCCTCTTGTCAGCAACATGGAGCCACGGGGACGCGATCGCGACACATCAT CCGCAGCTCCAGCATTGACAAGTGTCCCCGGTCTGCTGGAGCGCTCTCGCTCCCATCCCACAAACGGGAAATGGTTCGCTCGGAGTCTCTGCGTGTGGATACCGGCGACCGGACTCATCGCATCTTTCGACCGTCGGACCTCATCCACGGTGAGGTGCTGGGAAGAGGCTCCTTCGGACAGGCAGTGAAG GTGACCCACAAGGAGACGGGagaggtgatggtgatgaaggagcTGATTGCATTTGACGAAGAGACGCAGAAGACCTTCATGAAAGAG GTGAAAGTGATGCGTGGCTTGGACCATCCGAACGTCTTGAGGTTCATCGGGCTCTTTTATCAAGACAGGCACATACACTTTGTCTCGGAATACATCGAAGGAGGAACTCTCAAAGACACGATCAACAAAATG gacgagggcttCTCCTGGAGCGTCAGAGTGAGCTACGCCAAAGACATCGCGGCCGGGATG GCCTATCTGCACTCCATGAACGTCATCCACCGAGACCTGAACTCTTACAACTGCCTGGTGAAGAAG AACCAGTCTGTCGTGGTGGCAGATTTCGGGCTCGCTCGCTTGGTGAGGGAGGAGCCAAGTCACAACAAGACGTCATCCTTGGAGCGACCAGCGAAGGGGGCGCTGGCAGAGCTGCGAAAGCAGGACCGCAGGAAGCGCTACACCGTGGTGGGCAACCCATACTGGATGGCTCCCGAGATGATCCACG GCAAAACCTACGACGAACGAGTCGACATTTTCTCCTTTGGGATCATGATGTGTGAG ATCATCGGCAGAGTGAGCGCCGACCCAGACTTCCTTCCTCGGACCAATGACTTTGGTCTGAACGTGGCTGGCTTCCGTCAGCAGTACGTGCCCGCCCAGTGCCCGCGGGCCTTCCTGCCGCTGGCTGCTTTCTGTTGTGACATGGACGCTGAGAAACG CCCTGCCTTCACAAAGCTGCAGGAGTGGCTGGACAACACACTGATGCACCTGGACATCGGCCTGCCGCTGCTCTCCGAGCTGGACCACGTCTGCACAACGTTCTGGGGGAACCACAGCTGTCATGAACAAGCAAGCAGCCAGGGGCTGCAACATGAACACCATGACTCTCCGTCCTCCTCAGATCAGGGAGCGTCTGATGCcctcacacacagagaaaacaacTCACAAAACTGTGCTCCTGAAGCAAACCAGCGGAGGCAGGAGACCTTCAGCCTCTCCAGCAAAGAAACCTGTGGTCCCCGCAAACATCTCAACGGTTCCAACGAGCCCAGAAGAATGTGCAGGGTGTTGTGGAACAGATCTGAAGAAGACACTTCTTTTTTGTGA
- the LOC128748984 gene encoding LIM domain kinase 1-like isoform X4, protein MSRRDQRFRRGMKGRCTVCGCILSNWYYEREEQLFCKKHYWSRYGEPCHSCREAITTGLIMVAGEQKYHPECFTCQRCHMFIGVGDTYMLVERSQLFCLSGSGSCFSPAAVAASQLSNTPHMVALVSLPPRSSGGRGLTVSTEVSTDSGPLITVTELDPDVLGSDLRSSIHTGDHILEVNGSPVRNMSPEQINCLIQDVRKTLTLMIERNPESTKKPPPYKDAQDDSVSKRVAATPKLPSLEEEPHSGEDVDQATRLPSCQQHGATGTRSRHIIRSSSIDKCPRSAGALSLPSHKREMVRSESLRVDTGDRTHRIFRPSDLIHGEVLGRGSFGQAVKVTHKETGEVMVMKELIAFDEETQKTFMKEVKVMRGLDHPNVLRFIGLFYQDRHIHFVSEYIEGGTLKDTINKMDEGFSWSVRVSYAKDIAAGMAYLHSMNVIHRDLNSYNCLVKKNQSVVVADFGLARLVREEPSHNKTSSLERPAKGALAELRKQDRRKRYTVVGNPYWMAPEMIHGKTYDERVDIFSFGIMMCEIIGRVSADPDFLPRTNDFGLNVAGFRQQYVPAQCPRAFLPLAAFCCDMDAEKRPAFTKLQEWLDNTLMHLDIGLPLLSELDHVCTTFWGNHSCHEQASSQGLQHEHHDSPSSSDQGASDALTHRENNSQNCAPEANQRRQETFSLSSKETCGPRKHLNGSNEPRRMCRVLWNRSEEDTSFL, encoded by the exons ATGTCCAGAAGGGATCAGCGGTTTCGACGAGGGATGAAAGGAAG GTGCACCGTCTGCGGCTGCATCCTGTCCAACTGGTACTacgagagagaagagcagcttTTCTGTAAGAAGCACTACTGGAGTCGTTACGGGGAGCCGTGTCACAGCTGCAGAGAGGCCATCACAACTGGACTCATAATG GTGGCAGGAGAGCAGAAGTACCACCCCGAGTGTTTCACCTGTCAGAGGTGTCACATGTTCATCGGAGTTGGTGACACCTACATGCTGGTGGAACGCTCCCAGCTGTTCTG TTTGTCTGGCAGCGGCAGCTGCTTCAGTCCAGCTGCGGTAGCTGCGTCTCAGTTGAGCAACACCCCCCACATGGTGGCGCTAGTCTCTCTTCCTCCAAGATCAAGCGGTGGACGAGGCCTCACCGTGAGCACGGAGGTCAGCACGGACAGCGGGCCTCTCATCACCGTCACAGA GTTAGACCCAGATGTCCTGGGCTCAGACCTGCGATCCTCTATCCACACTGGGGACCACATCCTGGAGGTCAACGGAAGCCCTGTACGCAACATGTCCCCGGAGCAG ATAAACTGTCTGATCCAGGACGTGAGAAAAACTCTGACGCTGATGATTGAACGTAACCCAGAGTCCACCAAGAAGCCTCCGCCCTATAAAGACGCCCAGGACGACAGCGTGAGCAAGAGAGTCGCCGCCACGCCCAAACTCCCGAGCCTGGAGGAGGAACCCCACTCTGGGGAGGACGTGGACCAGGCAACCAGACTTCCCTCTTGTCAGCAACATGGAGCCACGGGGACGCGATCGCGACACATCAT CCGCAGCTCCAGCATTGACAAGTGTCCCCGGTCTGCTGGAGCGCTCTCGCTCCCATCCCACAAACGGGAAATGGTTCGCTCGGAGTCTCTGCGTGTGGATACCGGCGACCGGACTCATCGCATCTTTCGACCGTCGGACCTCATCCACGGTGAGGTGCTGGGAAGAGGCTCCTTCGGACAGGCAGTGAAG GTGACCCACAAGGAGACGGGagaggtgatggtgatgaaggagcTGATTGCATTTGACGAAGAGACGCAGAAGACCTTCATGAAAGAG GTGAAAGTGATGCGTGGCTTGGACCATCCGAACGTCTTGAGGTTCATCGGGCTCTTTTATCAAGACAGGCACATACACTTTGTCTCGGAATACATCGAAGGAGGAACTCTCAAAGACACGATCAACAAAATG gacgagggcttCTCCTGGAGCGTCAGAGTGAGCTACGCCAAAGACATCGCGGCCGGGATG GCCTATCTGCACTCCATGAACGTCATCCACCGAGACCTGAACTCTTACAACTGCCTGGTGAAGAAG AACCAGTCTGTCGTGGTGGCAGATTTCGGGCTCGCTCGCTTGGTGAGGGAGGAGCCAAGTCACAACAAGACGTCATCCTTGGAGCGACCAGCGAAGGGGGCGCTGGCAGAGCTGCGAAAGCAGGACCGCAGGAAGCGCTACACCGTGGTGGGCAACCCATACTGGATGGCTCCCGAGATGATCCACG GCAAAACCTACGACGAACGAGTCGACATTTTCTCCTTTGGGATCATGATGTGTGAG ATCATCGGCAGAGTGAGCGCCGACCCAGACTTCCTTCCTCGGACCAATGACTTTGGTCTGAACGTGGCTGGCTTCCGTCAGCAGTACGTGCCCGCCCAGTGCCCGCGGGCCTTCCTGCCGCTGGCTGCTTTCTGTTGTGACATGGACGCTGAGAAACG CCCTGCCTTCACAAAGCTGCAGGAGTGGCTGGACAACACACTGATGCACCTGGACATCGGCCTGCCGCTGCTCTCCGAGCTGGACCACGTCTGCACAACGTTCTGGGGGAACCACAGCTGTCATGAACAAGCAAGCAGCCAGGGGCTGCAACATGAACACCATGACTCTCCGTCCTCCTCAGATCAGGGAGCGTCTGATGCcctcacacacagagaaaacaacTCACAAAACTGTGCTCCTGAAGCAAACCAGCGGAGGCAGGAGACCTTCAGCCTCTCCAGCAAAGAAACCTGTGGTCCCCGCAAACATCTCAACGGTTCCAACGAGCCCAGAAGAATGTGCAGGGTGTTGTGGAACAGATCTGAAGAAGACACTTCTTTTTTGTGA
- the LOC128748984 gene encoding LIM domain kinase 1-like isoform X2 — protein MNSFLRGQTQLRGVDGRISQEAVTGRKYHEDREICNPLVSASKQASSVIAEVERGSTELWCPGSDLPLQLEGSGQLFSLMMGSFCFHRSFTEVSREDVQNCTFPQRGRSGCERWIVSGTSFNRELGDSSSLTSSHCFITSPPRFLPTFRCTVCGCILSNWYYEREEQLFCKKHYWSRYGEPCHSCREAITTGLIMVAGEQKYHPECFTCQRCHMFIGVGDTYMLVERSQLFCGSCFSPAAVAASQLSNTPHMVALVSLPPRSSGGRGLTVSTEVSTDSGPLITVTELDPDVLGSDLRSSIHTGDHILEVNGSPVRNMSPEQINCLIQDVRKTLTLMIERNPESTKKPPPYKDAQDDSVSKRVAATPKLPSLEEEPHSGEDVDQATRLPSCQQHGATGTRSRHIIRSSSIDKCPRSAGALSLPSHKREMVRSESLRVDTGDRTHRIFRPSDLIHGEVLGRGSFGQAVKVTHKETGEVMVMKELIAFDEETQKTFMKEVKVMRGLDHPNVLRFIGLFYQDRHIHFVSEYIEGGTLKDTINKMDEGFSWSVRVSYAKDIAAGMAYLHSMNVIHRDLNSYNCLVKKNQSVVVADFGLARLVREEPSHNKTSSLERPAKGALAELRKQDRRKRYTVVGNPYWMAPEMIHGKTYDERVDIFSFGIMMCEIIGRVSADPDFLPRTNDFGLNVAGFRQQYVPAQCPRAFLPLAAFCCDMDAEKRPAFTKLQEWLDNTLMHLDIGLPLLSELDHVCTTFWGNHSCHEQASSQGLQHEHHDSPSSSDQGASDALTHRENNSQNCAPEANQRRQETFSLSSKETCGPRKHLNGSNEPRRMCRVLWNRSEEDTSFL, from the exons ATGAACTCGTTCCTCAGAGGTCAGACACAGTTAAGAGGAGTGGACGGGCGGATCAGTCAAGAAGCAGTCACAGGGAGGAAGTATCATGAAGACCGGGAGATCTGTAATCCGCTTGTCTCTGCGTCAAAGCAAGCTTCTAGTGTGATAGCCGAGGTGGAGAGAGGAAGTACAGAGCTGTGGTGTCCAGGAAGTgacctcccactgcagctggAGGGATCAGGCCAGCTGTTTTCACTGATGATGGGATCATTCTGCTTCCACCGGAGCTTTACTGAGGTTTCTAGAGAAGACGTTCAAAACTGCACGTTTCCCCAGCGTGGAAGATCAGGATGTGAGAGGTGGATCGTGTCAGGAACTTCCTTCAACAGAGAGCTGGGCGACTCTTCCTCACTAACCTCCtcccattgtttcatcacaTCTCCTCCCCGCTTCCTCCCCACGTTTAGGTGCACCGTCTGCGGCTGCATCCTGTCCAACTGGTACTacgagagagaagagcagcttTTCTGTAAGAAGCACTACTGGAGTCGTTACGGGGAGCCGTGTCACAGCTGCAGAGAGGCCATCACAACTGGACTCATAATG GTGGCAGGAGAGCAGAAGTACCACCCCGAGTGTTTCACCTGTCAGAGGTGTCACATGTTCATCGGAGTTGGTGACACCTACATGCTGGTGGAACGCTCCCAGCTGTTCTG CGGCAGCTGCTTCAGTCCAGCTGCGGTAGCTGCGTCTCAGTTGAGCAACACCCCCCACATGGTGGCGCTAGTCTCTCTTCCTCCAAGATCAAGCGGTGGACGAGGCCTCACCGTGAGCACGGAGGTCAGCACGGACAGCGGGCCTCTCATCACCGTCACAGA GTTAGACCCAGATGTCCTGGGCTCAGACCTGCGATCCTCTATCCACACTGGGGACCACATCCTGGAGGTCAACGGAAGCCCTGTACGCAACATGTCCCCGGAGCAG ATAAACTGTCTGATCCAGGACGTGAGAAAAACTCTGACGCTGATGATTGAACGTAACCCAGAGTCCACCAAGAAGCCTCCGCCCTATAAAGACGCCCAGGACGACAGCGTGAGCAAGAGAGTCGCCGCCACGCCCAAACTCCCGAGCCTGGAGGAGGAACCCCACTCTGGGGAGGACGTGGACCAGGCAACCAGACTTCCCTCTTGTCAGCAACATGGAGCCACGGGGACGCGATCGCGACACATCAT CCGCAGCTCCAGCATTGACAAGTGTCCCCGGTCTGCTGGAGCGCTCTCGCTCCCATCCCACAAACGGGAAATGGTTCGCTCGGAGTCTCTGCGTGTGGATACCGGCGACCGGACTCATCGCATCTTTCGACCGTCGGACCTCATCCACGGTGAGGTGCTGGGAAGAGGCTCCTTCGGACAGGCAGTGAAG GTGACCCACAAGGAGACGGGagaggtgatggtgatgaaggagcTGATTGCATTTGACGAAGAGACGCAGAAGACCTTCATGAAAGAG GTGAAAGTGATGCGTGGCTTGGACCATCCGAACGTCTTGAGGTTCATCGGGCTCTTTTATCAAGACAGGCACATACACTTTGTCTCGGAATACATCGAAGGAGGAACTCTCAAAGACACGATCAACAAAATG gacgagggcttCTCCTGGAGCGTCAGAGTGAGCTACGCCAAAGACATCGCGGCCGGGATG GCCTATCTGCACTCCATGAACGTCATCCACCGAGACCTGAACTCTTACAACTGCCTGGTGAAGAAG AACCAGTCTGTCGTGGTGGCAGATTTCGGGCTCGCTCGCTTGGTGAGGGAGGAGCCAAGTCACAACAAGACGTCATCCTTGGAGCGACCAGCGAAGGGGGCGCTGGCAGAGCTGCGAAAGCAGGACCGCAGGAAGCGCTACACCGTGGTGGGCAACCCATACTGGATGGCTCCCGAGATGATCCACG GCAAAACCTACGACGAACGAGTCGACATTTTCTCCTTTGGGATCATGATGTGTGAG ATCATCGGCAGAGTGAGCGCCGACCCAGACTTCCTTCCTCGGACCAATGACTTTGGTCTGAACGTGGCTGGCTTCCGTCAGCAGTACGTGCCCGCCCAGTGCCCGCGGGCCTTCCTGCCGCTGGCTGCTTTCTGTTGTGACATGGACGCTGAGAAACG CCCTGCCTTCACAAAGCTGCAGGAGTGGCTGGACAACACACTGATGCACCTGGACATCGGCCTGCCGCTGCTCTCCGAGCTGGACCACGTCTGCACAACGTTCTGGGGGAACCACAGCTGTCATGAACAAGCAAGCAGCCAGGGGCTGCAACATGAACACCATGACTCTCCGTCCTCCTCAGATCAGGGAGCGTCTGATGCcctcacacacagagaaaacaacTCACAAAACTGTGCTCCTGAAGCAAACCAGCGGAGGCAGGAGACCTTCAGCCTCTCCAGCAAAGAAACCTGTGGTCCCCGCAAACATCTCAACGGTTCCAACGAGCCCAGAAGAATGTGCAGGGTGTTGTGGAACAGATCTGAAGAAGACACTTCTTTTTTGTGA